In Kitasatospora sp. NBC_00240, the following are encoded in one genomic region:
- a CDS encoding cold-shock protein translates to MPTGQVKWFNETKGYGFLSRDDGGEVFVHTKALPTGVTVLKPGQRVEFGVVAGHRGDQAMSVTLLEALPSVAAAQRKSADDMAPIVQDLITTLDAVLPGLQHGRYPAKPTGQKLAALLRAVADQFDV, encoded by the coding sequence ATGCCCACCGGCCAGGTCAAGTGGTTCAACGAGACGAAGGGCTACGGCTTCCTGTCGCGCGACGACGGCGGCGAGGTCTTCGTCCACACCAAGGCGCTGCCCACCGGTGTCACCGTGCTCAAGCCGGGCCAGCGGGTGGAGTTCGGCGTGGTCGCCGGCCACCGCGGCGACCAGGCGATGTCCGTCACGCTGCTGGAGGCGCTGCCGTCGGTGGCCGCCGCCCAGCGCAAGAGCGCCGACGACATGGCGCCGATCGTCCAGGACCTCATCACCACCCTGGACGCGGTGCTCCCGGGCCTCCAGCACGGGCGCTACCCGGCGAAGCCGACCGGCCAGAAGCTGGCGGCGCTGCTGCGCGCGGTCGCCGACCAGTTCGACGTCTGA
- a CDS encoding ABC transporter ATP-binding protein: MTAQNTPDTRTPRTTTADRLEARGLTLAYEARTVVEGLDLTVPDGRVTVIVGPNACGKSTLLRALGRLLKPARGAVLLDGAELARIPTRQIARRIGLLPQSPVAPEGISVADLVSRGRQPHQSWWQQWSAEDEEAVTEALLRTSTTELADRSVDELSGGQRQRAWIAMALAQGTDILLLDEPTTFLDIAHQVEVLDLVRRLNVEKGRTVVAVLHDLNQAARYADHLVAMRGGRIVAQGPPTEIVTAELVREVFGLESVVVPDPVTGTPLVVPGAPWAGKTEAR; encoded by the coding sequence ATGACCGCGCAGAACACACCGGACACGCGGACCCCGCGCACCACGACCGCCGACCGCCTGGAGGCCCGCGGGCTGACCCTCGCCTACGAGGCCCGGACGGTCGTCGAAGGGCTGGACCTGACCGTCCCCGACGGGCGGGTCACCGTCATCGTCGGCCCGAACGCCTGCGGCAAGTCCACCCTGCTGCGGGCCCTCGGGCGGCTGCTGAAGCCGGCCCGCGGAGCCGTCCTGCTGGACGGCGCCGAGCTGGCCCGGATCCCCACCAGGCAGATCGCCCGGCGGATCGGCCTGCTGCCGCAGTCGCCGGTGGCCCCCGAGGGCATCTCGGTCGCCGACCTGGTCTCGCGCGGGCGCCAGCCGCACCAGAGCTGGTGGCAGCAGTGGTCGGCCGAGGACGAGGAGGCGGTCACCGAGGCGCTGCTGCGCACCTCCACCACCGAGCTGGCGGACCGCAGCGTGGACGAGCTGTCCGGCGGGCAGCGCCAGCGGGCCTGGATCGCGATGGCCCTCGCCCAGGGCACCGACATCCTGCTGCTGGACGAGCCGACCACCTTCCTGGACATCGCCCACCAGGTGGAGGTGCTGGACCTGGTCCGGCGGCTGAACGTGGAGAAGGGCCGGACGGTGGTCGCCGTGCTGCACGACCTCAACCAGGCCGCCCGGTACGCCGACCACCTGGTCGCGATGCGCGGCGGGCGGATCGTCGCGCAGGGCCCGCCGACCGAGATCGTCACCGCCGAGCTGGTCCGCGAGGTCTTCGGCCTGGAATCGGTGGTCGTCCCGGACCCGGTCACCGGAACACCGCTGGTGGTGCCGGGCGCGCCCTGGGCGGGAAAGACCGAAGCACGGTGA
- a CDS encoding iron ABC transporter permease translates to MTETTAPGRLRLLRRRILWLAAALAVLAAAVLLSLTVGSRGIPLGETVAALLHGGDTTDAVVVRELRVPRTVVGLAVGAALGLAGTVMQGITRNPIADPGILGVSQGAAAGVVVAISAFGVGSLTGYVWFGFAGAALAAVLVHTLAGRGRGGATPVKLALAGAAMSAFIASLNTLVLTTDSATMDQFRFWQVGSLSGRTADVAWQLMPFLLVGLLLVFAVARGLDALALGEDTAKGLGAKTGLVRATGALGATVLTGSAVAAAGPIAFVGLAVPHAARALVGADHRWVLTLSAVLGPALLLLADALGRVLFPPSEVPAGVMTALVGVPVLVVLVRRRKVVAA, encoded by the coding sequence ATGACCGAGACCACCGCGCCCGGCAGGCTGCGGCTGCTGCGCCGGCGCATACTCTGGCTCGCCGCCGCGCTGGCCGTGCTGGCCGCCGCCGTGCTGCTGAGCCTGACCGTCGGCAGCCGCGGCATCCCGCTCGGCGAGACCGTCGCCGCCCTGCTGCACGGCGGGGACACCACCGACGCCGTGGTCGTCCGCGAGCTGCGGGTGCCGCGCACCGTGGTCGGCCTGGCGGTCGGCGCGGCGCTCGGGCTGGCAGGCACCGTGATGCAGGGCATCACCCGCAACCCGATCGCCGACCCCGGCATCCTCGGCGTCAGCCAGGGCGCGGCGGCCGGCGTGGTGGTCGCGATCTCCGCCTTCGGGGTGGGCTCGCTCACCGGGTACGTCTGGTTCGGCTTCGCCGGCGCGGCGCTGGCCGCCGTGCTGGTGCACACCCTGGCCGGGCGCGGCCGGGGCGGCGCGACGCCGGTCAAGCTGGCCCTGGCCGGGGCCGCGATGTCCGCCTTCATCGCCTCGCTCAACACCCTGGTGCTCACCACCGACTCCGCCACCATGGACCAGTTCCGATTCTGGCAGGTCGGCTCGCTCTCCGGGCGGACCGCCGACGTCGCCTGGCAGCTGATGCCCTTCCTGCTGGTCGGCCTGCTGCTGGTGTTCGCGGTCGCCCGCGGCCTGGACGCGCTGGCGCTCGGCGAGGACACCGCCAAGGGCCTCGGGGCGAAGACGGGACTGGTCCGGGCCACCGGCGCGCTCGGCGCGACCGTGCTGACCGGCTCGGCGGTCGCCGCCGCCGGTCCGATCGCCTTCGTCGGCCTGGCCGTGCCGCACGCGGCCCGCGCCCTGGTCGGCGCCGACCACCGCTGGGTGCTCACCCTCTCCGCCGTGCTCGGGCCCGCGCTGCTGCTGCTCGCGGACGCCCTGGGCCGGGTGCTCTTCCCGCCGTCCGAGGTGCCCGCCGGGGTGATGACCGCCCTGGTCGGCGTCCCCGTCCTGGTCGTGCTGGTCCGTCGCCGCAAGGTGGTGGCCGCGTGA
- a CDS encoding iron ABC transporter permease, giving the protein MSAAVVPAGYRVLRAGPASFLLHRRSALAACGLLLLLAAAVVASLCLGESTVSPAEVLKVVTGRPSPHELVVGEFRLPRVQVGLLVGLALGLAGALIQTVARNPLASPDVVGVSHGAAALVVGLLAYGVVGSTGQVPYAAVGGGLLAGLLVYSLAWRGGLHAQRFVLIGIGISVALSSLTTVFLTKGDGLQAQQAKVWMTGSLNGAGQAQSGWLSWVLLAALPVALWAARAQRSISFDDASAVGLGLRLNRTRAGMALLGIVLASCAAGATGPVDFVALMAPQIAVRLARSAQIPLLCSALTGAVVVVLADLLARRMLAPVELPVGVVTGLVGAPYLMWLLLRSRRGGS; this is encoded by the coding sequence GTGAGCGCCGCCGTCGTGCCCGCCGGCTACCGCGTGCTGCGGGCCGGCCCGGCGTCCTTCCTGCTGCACCGGCGCTCGGCGCTGGCCGCCTGCGGCCTGCTGCTGCTGCTCGCCGCCGCCGTGGTCGCCTCGCTCTGCCTGGGCGAGTCCACCGTGTCGCCGGCCGAGGTGCTCAAGGTCGTCACCGGCCGCCCCAGCCCGCACGAGCTGGTGGTCGGCGAGTTCCGGCTGCCCCGGGTGCAGGTCGGGCTGCTGGTGGGCCTGGCCCTCGGGCTGGCCGGCGCGCTGATCCAGACCGTCGCCCGCAACCCGCTGGCCAGCCCGGACGTCGTCGGCGTCTCGCACGGCGCGGCCGCCCTGGTGGTGGGCCTGCTGGCGTACGGGGTGGTCGGCTCCACCGGCCAGGTGCCGTACGCGGCGGTCGGCGGCGGGCTGCTCGCCGGGCTGCTGGTGTATTCGCTGGCCTGGCGCGGCGGCCTGCACGCGCAGCGCTTCGTGCTGATCGGCATCGGGATCAGCGTCGCGCTGTCCTCGCTCACCACCGTCTTCCTGACCAAGGGCGACGGCCTGCAGGCCCAGCAGGCGAAGGTCTGGATGACCGGCAGCCTGAACGGCGCCGGCCAGGCCCAGTCCGGCTGGCTGTCCTGGGTGCTGCTGGCGGCCCTGCCGGTGGCGCTCTGGGCGGCCCGGGCCCAGCGCAGCATCTCCTTCGACGACGCCAGCGCGGTCGGCCTCGGCCTGCGGCTGAACCGCACCCGGGCCGGCATGGCGCTGCTCGGCATCGTGCTGGCCTCCTGCGCGGCGGGCGCCACCGGGCCGGTGGACTTCGTCGCGCTGATGGCTCCGCAGATCGCCGTCCGGCTGGCCCGGTCGGCGCAGATCCCGCTGCTCTGCTCGGCCCTCACCGGGGCGGTGGTGGTCGTCCTCGCCGACCTGCTGGCCCGCCGGATGCTCGCGCCCGTCGAACTGCCGGTCGGTGTGGTCACCGGCCTGGTCGGCGCGCCGTACCTGATGTGGCTGCTGCTCCGATCCCGCCGTGGAGGCTCCTGA
- a CDS encoding HAD family hydrolase — MPSTPAAAPAASPAVSPAVTPATAAAAPPARPLTVGFDLDMTLLDTRPGIKATYQALSAETGTYVDGDLVTTRLGPPLTHELRNWFPEADVPAVADRYRELYRELAFAPTVALPGAHAAIEAVRAAGGRVAVITGKYEPNALLHLEHAALHADVLVGDLWAESKGDALREHGATVYVGDHLGDVRGAIRAGAVAVGVATGPYTAEELLAAGADVVLADLTEFPGWLAGHLGR, encoded by the coding sequence ATGCCCTCGACGCCCGCCGCAGCCCCTGCCGCCAGCCCTGCCGTGAGCCCTGCGGTGACGCCCGCCACCGCCGCCGCGGCGCCGCCCGCGCGCCCGCTGACCGTCGGGTTCGACCTCGACATGACGCTGCTGGACACCCGGCCCGGCATCAAGGCCACCTACCAGGCGCTGTCGGCCGAGACCGGCACATACGTCGACGGCGACCTGGTGACCACCCGGCTCGGCCCGCCGCTGACCCACGAGCTGCGCAACTGGTTCCCGGAGGCGGACGTACCGGCCGTCGCCGACCGCTACCGGGAGCTGTACCGGGAGCTGGCCTTCGCCCCGACGGTGGCGCTGCCCGGCGCCCACGCGGCGATCGAGGCGGTCCGCGCGGCCGGCGGCCGGGTCGCCGTGATCACCGGGAAGTACGAGCCGAACGCCCTGCTGCACCTGGAGCACGCGGCCCTGCACGCCGACGTGCTGGTCGGCGACCTCTGGGCGGAGAGCAAGGGCGACGCGCTGCGCGAGCACGGCGCCACCGTGTACGTCGGGGACCACCTGGGCGACGTCCGCGGCGCGATCCGGGCCGGGGCGGTGGCGGTCGGCGTGGCCACCGGCCCGTACACGGCGGAGGAACTGCTGGCGGCCGGCGCCGACGTGGTGCTGGCGGACCTCACGGAGTTCCCCGGCTGGCTGGCCGGGCACCTCGGCCGGTAG